A single window of Colletes latitarsis isolate SP2378_abdomen chromosome 6, iyColLati1, whole genome shotgun sequence DNA harbors:
- the LOC143342401 gene encoding magnesium-dependent phosphatase 1 isoform X2 has protein sequence MCKMTRQPKIIVFDLDYTLWPFWVDTHVTPPFKKKGNEVVDSYGHVIRYYKEVPDVLKWLSDENYELGVASRTSEIDGAKQLLKLFNWDKYFKYKEIYPGSKVTHLSKIQKASGVDYKDILFFDDEQRNIVDVSKLGVTSILVKTGVTRAVVENALKIFS, from the exons ATGTGTAAAATGACTCGGCAAcctaaaataattgtttttgatTTGG ATTATACTTTATGGCCATTTTGGGTAGATACACATGTTACTCCGCCATTTAAAAA AAAAGGGAACGAGGTGGTAGATTCGTATGGTCATGTGATACGCTATTACAAAGAAGTACCTGACGTTTTAAAATGGTTATCAGATGAGAACTATGAACTTGGTGTCGCATCGCGTACTTCAGAAATTGACGGTGCTAAGCAATTGTTAAAATTGTTTAACTgggataaatatttcaagtaTAAAGAGATATATCCAGGAAGTAAAGTAACCCATTTATCTAA AATTCAAAAAGCATCAGGTGTTGATTACAAAGATATATTATTTTTTGATGATGAACAAAGAAATATTGTCGATGTTAGCAAACTTGGTGTTACTAGTATACTTGTAAAAACTGGTGTGACTCGAGCAGTTGTAGAAAatgctttgaaaattttttc GTAA
- the LOC143342401 gene encoding magnesium-dependent phosphatase 1 isoform X1 — MCKMTRQPKIIVFDLDYTLWPFWVDTHVTPPFKKKGNEVVDSYGHVIRYYKEVPDVLKWLSDENYELGVASRTSEIDGAKQLLKLFNWDKYFKYKEIYPGSKVTHLSKIQKASGVDYKDILFFDDEQRNIVDVSKLGVTSILVKTGVTRAVVENALKIFS, encoded by the exons ATGTGTAAAATGACTCGGCAAcctaaaataattgtttttgatTTGG ATTATACTTTATGGCCATTTTGGGTAGATACACATGTTACTCCGCCATTTAAAAA AAAAGGGAACGAGGTGGTAGATTCGTATGGTCATGTGATACGCTATTACAAAGAAGTACCTGACGTTTTAAAATGGTTATCAGATGAGAACTATGAACTTGGTGTCGCATCGCGTACTTCAGAAATTGACGGTGCTAAGCAATTGTTAAAATTGTTTAACTgggataaatatttcaagtaTAAAGAGATATATCCAGGAAGTAAAGTAACCCATTTATCTAA AATTCAAAAAGCATCAGGTGTTGATTACAAAGATATATTATTTTTTGATGATGAACAAAGAAATATTGTCGATGTTAGCAAACTTGGTGTTACTAGTATACTTGTAAAAACTGGTGTGACTCGAGCAGTTGTAGAAAatgctttgaaaattttttc ATAA
- the LOC143342400 gene encoding DNA primase large subunit, which translates to MFYIKAPTGQVSLHVLEKCILARLEYLQLLYQAKAHEFNGNFEYLLENSVYDKIGHFSLRLLASVSHDLWNYWIVRETLLFQNRLHHILPRQLYRLLKRIVCQLRLLADTKKLINRTLIDICIFLSNQFVFKHIVSKDHKENCRRFHTKVRYELVPDLIRERKLDLNAGYAIVHCSKWKEILSSLFSTYMTIELISMKSKAKHTINHDVRFDYLYQKIYYQIFRKNCGHGRVTVDNIDIESKNFPPCMQHLHIELRNTHRLSHYARLHYSLFLKESGMVLQDAISYWKEEYSKPHSCSSLCSHHWQSNERKFVYSIRHLYGLEGSRKNYKSPNCEVMCTNFSSPVYEGGCPFKNFDKNILKKLLSSSLPDDQVTKLLNMSPQNPQITCAEYFKILNQRNSDNIVINSPLQYYLTMVNAEL; encoded by the exons ATGTTTTATATTAAAGCTCCTACGGGACAAGTATCGCTTCACGTTTTAGAAAAATGCATTCTTGCTAGATTAGAATATTTACAATTACTTTATCAAGCTAAAGCTCATGAATTTAACGGTAACTTTGAATATTTATTAGAAAACTCTGTGTATGATAAAATTGGACATTTTTCATTGCG ACTATTAGCATCAGTGTCGCATGATCTATGGAACTATTGGATTGTCAGGGAAACATTATTGTTCCAAAATAGGCTGCATCATATTTTACCTAGACAATTATATAGACTATTAAAACGTATTGTATGCCAGCTAAGGTTACTTGCAGatacaaaaaaattaattaatagaACATTAATTGACATATGTATTTTTTTatcaaatcaatttgtttttaaacatATTGTATCAAAAGATCATAAAGAGAATTGTAGACGTTTTCACACTAAAG TGAGATACGAATTAGTACCAGACTTAATAAGAGAAAGAAAATTAGATTTAAATGCTGGATATGCTATTGTACATTGCTCAAAATGGAAAGAAATACTTTCATCATTATTTTCTACATACATGACTATAGAATTAATATCTATGAAATCAAAAGCAAAACATACTATAAATCATGATGTCAGATTTGATTATTTGTATCAGAAAATCTACTATCAAATATTTAGAAAAAACTGTGGACATGGGCGTGTAACTGTAGACAATATAGACATAGAGTCTAAGAATTTTCCACCTTGTATGCAACATTTGCATATAGAATTACGAAATACACACAGACTTAGTCACTATGCTCGTTTACACTATAGTctttttttaaaagaaagtgGCATGGTTTTACAAGATGCTATAAGTTATTGGAAGGAAGAATATTCCAAACCTCACTCATGTTCCTCTCTCTGTTCACATCATTGGCAATCAAATGAACGCAAATTTGTCTATAGCATTAGACATCTTTATGGTTTAGAAGGATCTCGGAAAAACTATAAGTCACCCAATTGCGAGGTTATGTGT ACGAATTTTTCTAGCCCAGTGTACGAAGGAGGATGtccatttaaaaattttgataaaaatattctaaaaaaaCTTTTAAGCTCATCATTACCAGATGATCAAGTAACAAAACTATTAAACATGTCCCCTCAAAATCCTCAAATTACTTGTGCAGAGTATTTCAAAATACTCAATCAAAGAAATAGTGATAACATTGttataaacagtccattacaataTTACTTAACAATGGTTAATGCTGAGCTGTGA